Genomic DNA from Sphingobium sp. WTD-1:
CTGGGGCCCGTCCGACAGCGGATGGGGCAGCGGCGGCGGTTCCGGTTGGGGCAGTGGCGGCGGTGGCTGGGGCGGCGGCGATGGCGGCGGCTTTTCCGGCGGTGGCGGCAGCTTCGGCGGCGGCGGTGCGGGAGGCAGCTGGTGAAGCCGGTACAGTTCAGCGAACGCGATCATGACCTTGTCTCGGCCGCCGTGATGGAGGCCGAACAGAAGACATCGGGCGAGATCGTGCCGATCGTCGCCCGCCGGGCCGACGCCTATCATGATGTCGGCCTGCACTGGGCGATCGGCACCGTGTTCGTCGTCCTCGCCTTCTTCGCCTTCTTCCCGGACTATCTGCGCGACCTGGCCGGCCGGCTGCTGGGCGATTGGGACCATCAGGTCGCCGACTGGAAGATGCTGACCCTATTGCTCGGCGACCTGATCCTCGACTTTCTGGTGGTGCGCTATCTGCTGGCGATCATGCCGCTGCGCATGGCGCTCACCCCGCGCGCGACCAAGGCCCGCCGGGTCCGCCGCCGCGCCATATTGCTGTTCCGCGCCGCTGCCGAGGCCCGCACCGCCGGCCGCACCGGCGTCCTCATCTATCTCTCGCTCGACGAGCATCGCGCCGAAATCGTCGCCGACAAGGCGATCAATGATCGCGTCACCCCCGAAGCCTGGGGCGAGGCGATGGCGCTGCTGATCGATGCGGTGCGCGACGATCGGCCGGGCGAAGGCCTTGCCCTCGCCATCGGCCGGGTCGGCGCGATCCTGGCGCCGCATTTCCCCCGCGCCGCCGACGACATCAACGAACTGCCGGACAGACTGATCGAATTATGAGCGACAATGACTGGAACGCGCCCGAGGAAGTCATGTGGACCGGGCGCTTCATCACTGCCAAAAAGCGCGGCAAATGGGAATATGTCGGCCGCGCCCGCGGCATCCGCGCCGCCGTCATCCTGGCGATCGACGAGGATGCGGACGGCCGCCATGTCCTGCTGGTCGATCAATATCGCGTGCCGCTCGGCAAGCGCTGCATCGAACTGCCCGCCGGCCTGGTCGGCGATCATGACGCCGGCGAGGACGCCAGCCTCGCCGCCAGCCGCGAATTGGAGGAGGAGACCGGCTATCTCCCCGGTCGCCTCGAATCGCTCGGCGAATTTTTCAGCTCGCCCGGCATGGTCTCGGAAAGCTTCACCCTGTTCCGCGCCCATGATCTGGTAAAGACCGGTGAAGGCGGCGGCGTCGACAGCGAGGATATCCGCGTCCACCGCGTCCCCCTCGCCGCCCTGCCGGACCAGATCGCCACCTGGCGCGAACAGGGCTTTGCCATGGACGTGAAGCTGCTCCTGCTCCTCGGCGCAGGGTTCATCGCCTGAATGCAAACATACCTCGCCCCTC
This window encodes:
- a CDS encoding NUDIX hydrolase; this encodes MSDNDWNAPEEVMWTGRFITAKKRGKWEYVGRARGIRAAVILAIDEDADGRHVLLVDQYRVPLGKRCIELPAGLVGDHDAGEDASLAASRELEEETGYLPGRLESLGEFFSSPGMVSESFTLFRAHDLVKTGEGGGVDSEDIRVHRVPLAALPDQIATWREQGFAMDVKLLLLLGAGFIA